A single genomic interval of Pseudomonadota bacterium harbors:
- a CDS encoding response regulator — MSGRLNVLVVDDQESMLRCLRRSLSAKHRVQIAKGPEQALSLIRNSAIDVAIVDYEMPEPVGLDLLASIQALAPQARRVLMSGDESLRLSTLPAFVDGFLRKPFSNGDLLAALERRTV, encoded by the coding sequence ATGAGTGGGCGCCTAAACGTGTTGGTGGTGGACGATCAGGAGAGCATGCTTCGCTGCCTTCGCCGCTCCTTGAGTGCCAAGCACCGAGTCCAGATCGCCAAGGGACCTGAGCAGGCCCTCTCGCTGATCCGGAACAGCGCCATCGACGTAGCCATCGTGGACTACGAGATGCCCGAGCCGGTTGGACTCGATCTGCTTGCAAGCATCCAGGCGCTGGCGCCCCAAGCTCGCCGCGTACTCATGTCCGGCGACGAGTCCTTGCGGCTTTCCACGCTACCTGCGTTCGTTGACGGGTTTCTCCGAAAGCCCTTTTCGAACGGCGACCTGCTGGCAGCGCTAGAGCGCCGAACAGTCTGA
- a CDS encoding inositol monophosphatase — protein MSKAVQWRSELAVAWRAAQRAGALQLARRSEVGAVQRKVDDTPVSEVDTACEVLIREELLAAFPDDGLVGEELPPVAGSSGRIWVVDPLDGTRPFLRGIPTHSALVSLEVDGTPVVGVIHLPALGETYWGSAGSGAFLNGQRLRVSTTRALAEAMGSTFGAAFLGDEPLGTRLLALEARWSYSYGFMDAYSHGCVAAGRLDALVSPVDRRWDCSAACCIVREAGGRYSDLHGEPRTDSGGIVVSNGLLHEQILAVLNAS, from the coding sequence ATGAGTAAAGCCGTCCAGTGGCGCAGCGAGCTGGCGGTGGCATGGCGCGCAGCGCAGCGAGCTGGTGCGCTGCAGCTTGCCAGGCGCAGCGAAGTTGGGGCGGTGCAGCGCAAAGTCGACGACACGCCGGTGTCGGAGGTGGACACGGCGTGCGAGGTGCTCATCCGGGAGGAGTTGCTGGCGGCGTTTCCAGACGACGGGCTCGTAGGGGAAGAGTTGCCGCCCGTGGCCGGCAGCAGCGGGCGCATCTGGGTGGTCGACCCCCTGGATGGAACTCGGCCATTCCTGCGCGGCATTCCCACCCACTCGGCCTTGGTTTCGCTGGAGGTGGACGGAACGCCGGTCGTGGGGGTGATTCACCTGCCGGCGTTGGGGGAGACCTACTGGGGGAGCGCAGGAAGTGGAGCGTTCCTCAATGGTCAGCGGCTGCGCGTGTCCACGACCAGGGCGCTCGCAGAAGCGATGGGCTCGACCTTCGGCGCCGCGTTCTTGGGGGATGAGCCGCTTGGTACGCGACTGCTCGCGCTGGAGGCGCGCTGGAGCTATTCGTATGGGTTCATGGACGCCTACTCTCATGGATGCGTCGCAGCAGGTCGGCTCGACGCGCTGGTCAGCCCAGTGGATCGACGCTGGGACTGTTCCGCGGCTTGCTGCATCGTCCGGGAAGCGGGCGGACGGTACAGCGACCTGCATGGGGAGCCCAGGACCGACAGCGGCGGCATCGTGGTGTCCAACGGCCTGCTTCACGAGCAGATCCTTGCCGTGCTCAACGCGAGCTGA
- a CDS encoding PhoH family protein, with protein MVEWSVRRRMPTSQPPKLTSVQESTAIRGGSAIHEKNTAGAEGAARLQSADRGKKAGTVAADVEVADTGLLLALTGPEARRLSILEQEFGIEAGLRGNTIRLKGAEGDVRKAERALAELFDALQHGATMSDADMAFSIRTLQQDPEVKLRNVFQDVVLTAMRGRKVTPKGLAQKRYVEAIRTHDIVFGVGPAGTGKTYLAMAMAVSDLRQQRISRIILARPAVEAGEKLGFLPGDLAEKVNPYLRPLYDALHDMMDPETAHGLITRGSIEVAPLAFMRGRTLNDSFVILDEAQNTTIPQMKMFLTRLGVCSKAVITGDVTQVDLPEATSSGLSDALQLLDNTTGIKCCWFTDQDVVRHALVERIVQAYDRRDAGQAASAPRAPIDAR; from the coding sequence GTGGTAGAGTGGTCAGTGCGCAGGCGCATGCCCACCTCGCAACCGCCCAAGCTCACATCGGTTCAAGAAAGTACCGCGATTCGCGGGGGGAGCGCGATTCACGAAAAGAACACGGCTGGCGCGGAGGGCGCGGCACGGCTACAGAGCGCCGATCGCGGCAAGAAGGCCGGGACCGTCGCGGCCGACGTCGAAGTCGCAGACACCGGGTTGCTGCTGGCGCTGACCGGTCCCGAGGCGAGGCGACTGTCGATCCTGGAGCAGGAATTCGGTATCGAGGCCGGACTGCGCGGCAACACCATTCGGCTGAAGGGGGCAGAAGGTGACGTCAGAAAGGCCGAGCGAGCGTTGGCCGAGCTCTTCGACGCGCTGCAACACGGAGCCACGATGTCGGACGCGGATATGGCGTTCAGCATCCGGACTCTGCAGCAGGATCCTGAGGTCAAGCTTCGCAATGTGTTCCAGGACGTTGTTCTCACAGCGATGCGGGGCCGCAAGGTCACGCCCAAGGGTCTCGCACAGAAACGGTACGTGGAGGCCATCCGCACCCACGATATCGTGTTTGGAGTTGGACCGGCCGGCACGGGCAAGACCTACCTGGCCATGGCCATGGCAGTCAGCGATCTGCGGCAGCAACGCATCTCACGCATCATACTGGCTAGACCCGCGGTCGAGGCGGGTGAGAAGCTCGGCTTCTTGCCGGGCGACCTGGCGGAAAAAGTCAATCCCTACCTGAGGCCGCTGTACGACGCGCTGCACGACATGATGGACCCCGAAACCGCGCACGGCCTCATCACACGGGGCAGCATCGAGGTGGCGCCGCTCGCCTTCATGCGCGGACGCACACTCAACGACAGCTTCGTAATCCTCGACGAAGCTCAAAACACGACCATCCCTCAGATGAAGATGTTTCTGACCAGACTGGGGGTATGCTCCAAGGCAGTGATCACCGGCGATGTGACGCAGGTCGACTTGCCTGAGGCAACCTCGAGCGGTCTATCCGATGCACTGCAGCTGCTGGACAACACCACCGGCATCAAATGCTGCTGGTTCACCGATCAAGACGTCGTGCGCCACGCGCTGGTCGAGCGCATCGTGCAGGCATACGACCGGCGTGATGCGGGTCAGGCTGCGTCCGCGCCGCGAGCTCCCATCGACGCGCGCTGA
- a CDS encoding HU family DNA-binding protein: MSKTTAIKEPYNKTAILTELAESTQLSKKQVSSVLDELGVLIERHIKKRSAGQFALPGLFKITTTHKPATKARKGINPFTKEETVFKAKPARTVIKIRPLKKLKDMV, encoded by the coding sequence ATGTCCAAGACCACTGCAATCAAAGAGCCCTACAACAAGACCGCCATCTTGACCGAGCTCGCGGAGAGCACCCAGCTGTCCAAGAAGCAGGTGTCTTCGGTCCTTGATGAGCTTGGCGTACTGATCGAGCGCCACATCAAAAAGCGCTCAGCCGGCCAGTTCGCGCTGCCCGGCCTGTTCAAGATCACAACCACCCACAAGCCCGCCACCAAGGCCCGCAAAGGCATCAACCCCTTCACGAAGGAGGAGACCGTCTTCAAGGCCAAGCCGGCGCGCACCGTGATCAAGATACGGCCGCTCAAGAAGCTCAAAGACATGGTGTAA
- a CDS encoding helix-turn-helix transcriptional regulator, which produces MGTIYEEIGCRIAELRKRRDWTQEQLAEAAKLTTSYVARIEAGKRQARLESLANLSGALGVSVADVLRSAEGYTEAPASGVVEELGQIAATLPASDVELLIGIAKRLRQLRESLRRDRSKRRERSRGDQRRTR; this is translated from the coding sequence ATGGGAACCATTTACGAGGAAATCGGCTGCAGGATCGCGGAGCTACGCAAACGGCGTGACTGGACGCAGGAGCAGCTGGCCGAAGCTGCGAAGCTCACCACCTCGTACGTGGCCCGTATCGAGGCTGGCAAGCGGCAGGCTCGCCTGGAGTCGCTCGCGAACCTTTCCGGGGCGCTCGGTGTGAGCGTGGCCGACGTGCTACGCAGCGCCGAAGGCTATACCGAAGCGCCCGCCAGCGGGGTCGTAGAGGAGCTCGGTCAGATCGCCGCTACGTTGCCCGCGTCCGACGTCGAGTTGCTGATCGGGATAGCCAAGCGCTTGCGCCAGCTGCGCGAGTCATTGCGACGCGACCGGTCCAAGCGCCGAGAACGGAGCCGTGGCGATCAACGCCGCACCCGCTAG
- a CDS encoding protein kinase, with the protein MADAIVLSAPGADARLKDLSHGANGELSPGTQVGNLSVVRKIGEGGLGVVYLCEPAQRGGAERVALKVIRPEYAHDRSAVQRYKTLSRLMQSMRLPGFAPIVGVGQLEDARPWVAAQYVDGQTLAERVNVSRGLGFGAALPIFRDVLTALQELHTRGIVHGDLKTENVLLMSGAEPHAVLVDCGTDRLLSRVSLKQERTGSLAFLGTPKALAPELVSGGTPSVESDIYAAGVLVYEVLVGRPPFVADHPIDVVAQHLSALAEPPTSQVRRERLPKAVDAAVLRALAKNPRQRSESAAELLQALESVARHSVPPPRPAASARARFDQAAQRLRERPSEEERVLELEQIATETGMWEETAEAYAQVVASIEDPVDQLGLRLRTARIYDKELDDAQTAEQAYAQVLEIDAENPVALAGIETLRRARGDAGSLSELLLSKIEKEQSLPRRADLLAELAALYDEKLDDTEAAFAAWVQALGDAPRDQRALREVERLGTTPDRWQLAVATLTEVAEQLAASFSHEQEAGEGLEGGEGLEGGEGLAGATGAEGSKQVLQQATRRVALLRENLEELTQRATEAASRLEDTERAAEEAHLAAERAVDAYEAHQAAAEAEGATEEAHQAATEAASVAEVRVQEAEELRLQSEAAASEVEKTQQAVQGAQREVEAARAERDAAAAREDEHAERKTLPEHGSAEADRKQGAADLVQLHVILGRWYAERLNRPDLALPAFSNALSIDPANERAFDAMAEIYRISQSWPELVGVLSQRAESASNPVKARDFRAEAAVITAQKLHDIPEAERQLRWVLKQDPAHPVASAALRDLLKQRGDSEALTELLAKQAVVTQGPGKAELLNELAQSYEQRPGKTEEAAVHYAAAVEADHRNLTALQGLERCYTELGNFGPVADVIQAQLELAATPKQKAELLERLGSVAEQRLDDPQRAAAAFEQIVGIDPDHEVANSALARIYRRLQRLDDVAATLERHAQVTSDHQRKVSLLLEQANVLMADLGAPERAARVLERVLSLHDQHPEALEAMARLKAQSGDAEAALEAIDRLASGEGDPGKRAALRVRAARLLQEHGDKDRAIERYKAALADDAGTVEALHALRTLVAERGDHQGAIELIEHELGVTQQPAAQAQLFAELGQLYQNELEEDEKAGEAFIRALELDPNCMQAALGVGEIGYRRGDYALAAEQLAPLLEDDCGLKPGVQRDLCLLAADSFQRLGNLDKAQQAVQRAIQADPDNPEARERFAALLVETGDAAAAERAYRELLRRFERKLDVTQRVRLLLSAGDAALKNGNVRRAIDWFRMAAEIRPQSPDVLEALSRGYREARQWSELIDTLQLRAKLASASDRFQLLVDIGEVFSEHLGDRDAAATHYVAALELHSDDRNLLTRLMALYSDGQDWPRLIEVILRIAKMIDEPTQLAKYYNTAATIAQNELGRYQEAADYYEAALASDAGLTQAFAGLVECLSHNQDWERLEQTYLAQAQRLAQSAEASELAVLHDARGEVLESHLGRLEGAVAAYEEAQRLQPDNRKRNEHLTSIYTAEPARFFDKAIEAHHRTLSLNAYKIESYQALRRIYTGMKMADASWCLCQALRSLSMADIEEERFFKKYRTLRLPRIAQSVSEDMWNTLITHPQQEPLVTRIFSVVASCAVTGLGQAPAAFGVSEQKRADPENDSAAMTQMLAYVAATLQIPLPVLYHRPGDPGGVSFLLTAPPSIGMGEAARGGGPEQALAFVAARHLSFYHQGHVLRYVVPTGTGLRGWLIAAIKLHTPQFPVPANLTQKVNARLRLLQAQIMGPQRELLRSLTQRLLQEQPELDLRRWIAGVDLTADRVGLVLANDLKVSKAVIDASPEDGAAVPRKERVRQLLLYSVSPEYFRLRQELGISLG; encoded by the coding sequence TTGGCAGACGCCATCGTGTTGAGCGCACCAGGGGCCGATGCTCGGCTCAAGGACCTCTCTCACGGCGCGAACGGGGAGCTGAGCCCCGGCACCCAAGTCGGCAACCTGAGTGTCGTGCGCAAGATCGGCGAGGGCGGACTGGGTGTCGTCTACCTCTGCGAGCCGGCCCAGCGCGGAGGCGCCGAGCGTGTTGCGCTCAAAGTCATTCGGCCCGAATACGCCCACGACCGCTCGGCGGTGCAGCGTTACAAGACGCTTTCAAGGCTCATGCAGTCCATGCGTCTTCCCGGTTTTGCGCCGATAGTAGGTGTCGGACAACTGGAAGATGCTCGGCCGTGGGTGGCAGCCCAGTATGTGGACGGTCAGACCCTTGCCGAGCGGGTCAACGTAAGCCGTGGTCTCGGTTTCGGGGCGGCGCTTCCGATCTTCCGCGATGTCTTGACCGCCCTGCAGGAGCTGCACACCCGGGGCATCGTGCACGGTGACCTCAAGACAGAGAACGTCCTGTTGATGTCGGGTGCCGAACCCCATGCAGTCTTGGTCGACTGCGGGACCGACCGTCTGCTTTCGCGCGTGAGCTTGAAGCAGGAACGCACCGGGTCGCTGGCATTTCTCGGCACGCCCAAGGCTCTGGCACCCGAGCTCGTGAGCGGCGGGACACCGAGCGTCGAAAGCGACATCTACGCCGCTGGCGTGTTGGTTTACGAAGTACTGGTGGGGAGGCCACCGTTCGTGGCCGATCACCCCATCGACGTGGTCGCGCAACACCTGTCTGCGCTTGCGGAGCCGCCCACGAGTCAGGTGCGCAGGGAACGCCTGCCCAAGGCCGTCGACGCCGCCGTGCTCCGGGCGCTCGCCAAGAACCCGAGACAGCGCAGCGAATCGGCAGCCGAGCTGCTGCAAGCCCTGGAGAGCGTTGCGCGCCATTCGGTGCCTCCGCCGCGCCCGGCAGCCTCCGCTCGCGCACGTTTCGATCAGGCGGCGCAGCGGCTGCGCGAGCGCCCGAGCGAAGAGGAGCGCGTGCTGGAGCTCGAGCAAATAGCCACCGAAACCGGCATGTGGGAGGAGACCGCGGAGGCCTACGCGCAAGTGGTAGCTAGTATAGAGGATCCCGTGGACCAGCTGGGCCTACGGCTGCGCACCGCGAGGATCTACGACAAGGAGCTGGACGACGCACAGACCGCGGAGCAGGCCTACGCACAGGTTCTCGAAATCGACGCGGAAAACCCCGTGGCTCTGGCCGGAATCGAGACGCTGAGGCGAGCCCGGGGCGACGCTGGCTCGCTCAGCGAGCTGCTGCTGTCAAAGATCGAGAAGGAGCAGAGCCTGCCCCGTCGTGCGGATCTGCTGGCAGAGCTCGCCGCGCTGTACGACGAAAAACTCGACGACACCGAAGCCGCGTTCGCCGCCTGGGTCCAGGCGCTCGGCGATGCTCCGCGCGACCAGCGCGCGCTGCGCGAGGTCGAACGCCTCGGCACCACGCCCGACCGCTGGCAGCTGGCGGTCGCCACACTGACCGAAGTGGCCGAGCAGCTGGCCGCGAGCTTCAGCCACGAACAGGAGGCCGGCGAAGGACTGGAGGGTGGCGAAGGACTAGAGGGCGGCGAAGGACTAGCAGGTGCAACCGGCGCTGAAGGCTCCAAACAAGTGCTGCAGCAAGCCACGCGGCGGGTCGCCTTGCTGCGCGAAAACCTGGAGGAGCTGACCCAGCGCGCCACCGAGGCGGCATCGAGACTCGAAGACACCGAACGAGCCGCCGAGGAAGCGCACCTTGCCGCCGAGCGAGCCGTCGACGCCTACGAGGCGCATCAAGCCGCAGCCGAGGCCGAAGGGGCTACCGAAGAAGCGCACCAGGCCGCGACCGAGGCGGCCAGCGTGGCAGAGGTGCGCGTGCAGGAGGCTGAAGAACTGCGCCTGCAGTCCGAGGCTGCCGCAAGCGAGGTCGAAAAGACCCAGCAAGCGGTGCAAGGTGCGCAGCGCGAGGTCGAGGCCGCGCGAGCCGAGCGCGATGCCGCCGCCGCGCGCGAAGACGAGCATGCCGAAAGAAAGACGTTGCCCGAGCACGGCAGCGCAGAAGCCGATCGCAAACAGGGGGCCGCGGACCTTGTTCAGCTTCATGTCATCCTGGGGCGCTGGTACGCCGAGCGGCTGAATCGTCCCGACCTGGCGCTGCCCGCGTTCTCCAACGCCTTATCGATCGATCCCGCCAACGAGCGAGCGTTCGATGCGATGGCGGAGATCTACCGCATCTCGCAGTCGTGGCCCGAGCTTGTGGGCGTTCTGTCCCAGCGCGCGGAGAGCGCCTCCAACCCGGTCAAGGCACGCGACTTCCGCGCGGAGGCCGCGGTGATCACGGCACAGAAGCTGCACGACATCCCCGAAGCCGAGCGCCAGCTGCGCTGGGTGTTGAAACAGGACCCCGCGCACCCGGTCGCCAGTGCGGCCTTGCGGGACCTGTTGAAGCAGCGCGGCGATAGCGAGGCGCTTACCGAGTTGTTGGCGAAGCAGGCGGTCGTGACTCAGGGACCAGGCAAGGCCGAGCTGCTCAACGAGCTTGCACAGAGCTACGAACAGCGACCCGGCAAGACGGAGGAAGCAGCCGTGCACTACGCGGCCGCAGTGGAAGCCGACCACCGTAATCTAACGGCGCTGCAAGGGCTCGAACGCTGCTACACGGAGCTAGGTAATTTCGGTCCAGTGGCGGACGTGATTCAAGCACAGTTGGAGCTCGCAGCCACGCCAAAGCAGAAAGCCGAGCTGCTGGAGCGGCTTGGAAGTGTGGCCGAGCAACGGCTCGACGATCCGCAAAGGGCCGCGGCCGCGTTCGAGCAGATCGTGGGAATCGACCCGGATCACGAGGTGGCGAACAGCGCTCTGGCGCGCATCTATCGGCGCCTCCAGCGGCTCGACGACGTCGCAGCTACCCTGGAACGCCATGCCCAGGTCACCTCGGACCACCAGCGCAAGGTGTCTTTGCTGCTTGAACAGGCCAACGTGTTGATGGCGGACCTCGGAGCGCCGGAGCGCGCCGCGCGAGTCCTCGAGCGCGTGCTGTCGTTGCACGATCAGCACCCCGAAGCACTGGAAGCCATGGCGCGGCTCAAGGCACAGTCCGGGGACGCGGAAGCTGCCTTGGAGGCGATCGATCGACTGGCATCGGGCGAAGGCGACCCCGGAAAGCGGGCCGCCTTACGAGTGCGCGCGGCGCGCCTGTTGCAGGAGCACGGGGACAAGGATCGCGCGATCGAACGCTACAAAGCTGCGCTAGCCGATGACGCCGGCACGGTCGAGGCTTTGCACGCATTGCGTACCCTGGTTGCAGAGCGCGGCGACCACCAGGGAGCGATCGAGTTGATCGAGCACGAGCTCGGCGTGACGCAACAACCCGCGGCCCAAGCACAGCTGTTCGCAGAGCTGGGTCAGCTGTACCAGAACGAGCTTGAAGAGGACGAAAAGGCGGGCGAAGCATTCATCCGGGCCCTCGAGCTCGATCCGAATTGCATGCAAGCCGCTCTAGGTGTTGGCGAGATCGGCTATCGTCGCGGCGACTACGCGCTGGCCGCGGAACAGCTCGCGCCGTTGCTCGAAGACGACTGTGGTCTCAAGCCCGGCGTCCAGCGTGACCTTTGCCTGCTGGCAGCAGACAGCTTCCAGCGCCTCGGCAACCTCGACAAGGCGCAGCAGGCCGTGCAGCGTGCCATCCAGGCGGACCCCGACAACCCCGAAGCACGCGAGCGCTTTGCAGCGCTGCTCGTCGAGACGGGGGATGCAGCAGCTGCCGAAAGGGCGTACCGCGAGTTGCTGCGGCGCTTCGAACGTAAGCTGGATGTGACACAGCGCGTGCGGCTGTTGCTGTCGGCGGGAGATGCCGCTCTCAAGAACGGCAACGTGCGGCGGGCGATCGATTGGTTCCGGATGGCAGCGGAAATCCGGCCCCAGAGTCCAGACGTGCTCGAAGCGTTGAGCCGCGGCTACCGCGAAGCGCGCCAGTGGAGCGAGCTGATAGATACCTTGCAGTTGCGAGCCAAGCTGGCCAGCGCGAGCGACCGCTTCCAGCTTCTTGTGGATATCGGGGAAGTCTTCAGCGAGCACTTGGGTGATCGCGACGCTGCCGCCACGCACTACGTCGCTGCGCTTGAGCTGCATTCCGACGATCGCAACCTCTTGACGCGACTGATGGCTCTGTACTCGGATGGTCAGGATTGGCCGCGCCTCATCGAGGTCATCCTGCGCATCGCGAAGATGATCGACGAGCCAACCCAGCTTGCCAAGTACTACAATACCGCAGCCACCATCGCTCAGAACGAGCTCGGCCGCTACCAGGAGGCTGCCGACTACTACGAGGCAGCTCTTGCAAGCGATGCGGGTTTGACCCAGGCGTTCGCCGGATTGGTCGAGTGCTTGTCGCACAATCAGGACTGGGAGCGGCTGGAGCAGACCTACCTCGCGCAGGCGCAGCGACTCGCGCAATCCGCCGAGGCCTCGGAGCTGGCCGTTTTGCATGACGCGCGGGGCGAAGTGCTCGAAAGCCACTTGGGCCGTCTCGAAGGCGCCGTGGCGGCCTACGAGGAAGCACAGCGGCTGCAGCCGGACAACCGCAAGCGCAACGAGCACCTCACCAGCATCTATACAGCCGAGCCCGCTCGCTTCTTCGACAAAGCCATCGAGGCCCATCACCGCACGCTCAGCCTCAACGCGTACAAGATCGAGTCCTACCAGGCGTTACGTCGCATCTATACAGGCATGAAGATGGCGGATGCCTCGTGGTGCCTGTGCCAGGCCCTGCGTTCGCTGAGCATGGCCGACATCGAGGAAGAGCGCTTCTTCAAGAAATATCGAACGCTTCGATTACCTCGGATCGCACAGTCGGTAAGCGAGGACATGTGGAACACGTTGATCACGCACCCGCAGCAGGAGCCGCTCGTCACGCGGATCTTCTCGGTCGTTGCTTCGTGCGCAGTGACAGGTCTCGGACAAGCTCCCGCTGCCTTCGGTGTCTCGGAACAGAAGCGGGCCGACCCAGAAAACGACTCCGCGGCGATGACCCAGATGCTCGCCTACGTCGCGGCTACGCTGCAGATACCTCTGCCGGTGCTTTACCACCGGCCCGGCGACCCTGGCGGCGTGTCGTTCCTGCTCACGGCCCCGCCCTCCATTGGCATGGGCGAAGCGGCTAGAGGGGGCGGGCCCGAGCAAGCGCTAGCCTTTGTCGCAGCCAGGCACCTATCGTTCTATCATCAGGGCCATGTCCTGCGATACGTAGTGCCCACAGGCACCGGTCTTCGGGGCTGGCTGATCGCTGCCATCAAGCTGCACACGCCCCAGTTCCCGGTACCAGCGAACTTGACACAGAAAGTGAACGCGCGCCTGCGGCTGCTGCAGGCGCAGATCATGGGCCCACAGCGCGAGTTGCTGAGAAGCCTTACTCAGCGATTGCTGCAAGAGCAACCCGAGCTGGATCTCAGGCGTTGGATCGCCGGAGTCGACCTTACGGCGGACCGTGTTGGCTTGGTCTTGGCAAACGACCTCAAGGTGTCCAAGGCAGTCATCGACGCTAGCCCCGAGGATGGCGCGGCGGTTCCTCGCAAGGAGCGTGTTCGCCAGCTGTTGTTGTACAGCGTTTCGCCGGAGTACTTCCGACTCAGGCAAGAGCTCGGCATCTCCTTGGGCTAA